ATCAGCTGCTGCTGCGCGCCGCGGGCCGCGCTGAGCATGGCGGCGCAGCCGGCGTGAAAGCGCTCGCCGGCCGGGGTCAGGCTGAGTTTGCGGGTGCTGCGGTGCAAGAGCGTGATGCCCATGTCGCGCTCCAGCGCCCGCACCTGTTGGCTGACGGCCGAGGTGGTGGTTTGCAGCTGGCGCGCGGCGGCGACAAAGCTGCCTTGCTCCACCACCGTGGCCAGCACGGCCATGCGCTTGAGTTGGTCCAGCATGAAGTTTTTCTAAAGAGTCCAAGGCGATTCTGAGGACTTATGGCTTGATTGTGAAGTCCATAAAGTTGAGCCCATCACAACACGCCGGCCGCTGTGGCTGGCATCTGGACTGAAGGACTGAAGATGAAGATCGCATTGATTGGCGCCACCGGTTTCGTGGGCTCGGCGCTGCTGAAGGAATTGCTGGCGCGCGGCCACGAGGTGCGCGCGCTGCTGCGCGACCCGGCCAAGCTGGCCGTGCAGCCGGGGCTGGAGGTGCATCAGGCCGATGCCACTGAGGCCGAGGCCGTGGCTGCGGCGGTGCAGGGCGTGGATGCGGTGCTGAGTGCCTACAACCCCGGTTGGGGCCACCCGGCGCTGTTCGAGGAGTTCCTGCGCGGCTCGGCCGCCATCACGGCCGGCGTCAAGCAGGCCGGCGTGGCGCGGCTGCTGGTGGTGGGCGGCGCGGGCAGCCTCTACGTGGCGCCCGGCGTGCAGCTGGTGGACACGCCCCAGTTCCCGGCCGAGTGGAAGGCCGGCGCCCTGGCGGCCCGCGAGGCGCTGAACCGCCTGCGCGGCGAGCAGGAATTGGACTGGGTGTTCGTCTCGCCGCCGGCGCACTTGGAGCCGGGCGAGCGCAGCGGCCAGTACCGCCTGGGCGGGGAAGAGCTGCTCAGCGATGCGCAGGGTCAGTCGCGCATCAGCGTGGCCGACCTGGCCGTGGCCTTGGTGGATGAGCTGGAGGCACCGCGGCACCACCGTCAGCGCTTCACCGTGGCCTACTGAATCGCAAAAAGGCTCAGGACGTGCGCTGCTCCAGCAGGAAGTTGGCGCCGTCGTACTGGCCCAGCTTGTCGACGAGATAAGGCATGGAGGCCTGCAGATCGTCGTGCAGGGTGAAGGGCGGGTTGACCACGAACATGCCGCTGCCCAGCATGCCGAAGCCGCGCACGTCTTCCTGCTGCTCAACAGTCAGGCGCACATGGAGCCAGCCCTTTTTGGCGCCGGCATCGGCGGCGGCCTTGAGCCGCTGCACCAGTTGCGCCGCTTCCAGCAGCTGCAGCTGCGGGTACCAGATCAGGAACACGCCCTCGGCAAAGCGCTCCAGGCCTTCGCGCAGGGCGGTGACGACCTTGCCGTAATCGGTCTTGAGCTCGTAGGACGGGTCCATCAGCACCACGGCGCGGCGCGAGGGCGGCGGCAGCTCGGCGCGCATGGCGCTGAAACCGTCTTTGTCGCTGACCTGGGTGTTGGGCCGGGTGGAAAGGTAAGTTTCGAGGATGCGGTAGTCGGTCGGGTGCAGCTCGTAAACGCGCAGGCGGTCGGTGTCGCGCATCAGCAGATTGGCGATGGCCGGCGAGCCCGGGTACTGGCGCAGCTGGCCGTCCGGGTTGAACAGGCGCACCGGCTCCATATAGCGGGCCAGGGGTTCGGGCAGGTCTTTGGCATCCCAGAGCTTGGAGACGCCGTGGACGTATTCGCCCTTCTTCTGCGCGTACTTGCCTTCGATCGAGTAACCGCCGGCACCCGCATGGGTGTCGACGAGGGTGTAGGGCTTCTCTTTTTCCGCCATATAGCGGAGCACCTGGGTCAGAACCAGGTGCTTGAGAACATCGGCATGGTTGCCGGCATGGAAGGCGTGGCGGTAGGCGAGCATGGGCGAACTGTAGCGTGCGCGGCCCGCGCGAGGGGTTTTTGCCGGGCTCGGCGAGGCCCGGAAAGCGTGCTC
This region of Paucibacter aquatile genomic DNA includes:
- a CDS encoding 23S rRNA (adenine(2030)-N(6))-methyltransferase RlmJ, with amino-acid sequence MLAYRHAFHAGNHADVLKHLVLTQVLRYMAEKEKPYTLVDTHAGAGGYSIEGKYAQKKGEYVHGVSKLWDAKDLPEPLARYMEPVRLFNPDGQLRQYPGSPAIANLLMRDTDRLRVYELHPTDYRILETYLSTRPNTQVSDKDGFSAMRAELPPPSRRAVVLMDPSYELKTDYGKVVTALREGLERFAEGVFLIWYPQLQLLEAAQLVQRLKAAADAGAKKGWLHVRLTVEQQEDVRGFGMLGSGMFVVNPPFTLHDDLQASMPYLVDKLGQYDGANFLLEQRTS
- a CDS encoding NAD(P)-dependent oxidoreductase yields the protein MKIALIGATGFVGSALLKELLARGHEVRALLRDPAKLAVQPGLEVHQADATEAEAVAAAVQGVDAVLSAYNPGWGHPALFEEFLRGSAAITAGVKQAGVARLLVVGGAGSLYVAPGVQLVDTPQFPAEWKAGALAAREALNRLRGEQELDWVFVSPPAHLEPGERSGQYRLGGEELLSDAQGQSRISVADLAVALVDELEAPRHHRQRFTVAY